The segment CTTTAAAGGAATAGATAAGTTTACCCGACATGGTGAGGCTATTCTAGTTCCAGACGTGAAAGGCCTTTCTGTAGCCGAAGCCACTTCTGTTTTTCAACGACATGGCTTAACATGTGCTGTGTCCGATTCTACTTATGTAGAAAATGAGGTTCCAGGAAGAATATTAGATTATAATCCATCTGAAGGAAGTAAAGTAAAACAAGGGAGAATTATCTATTTAACAATTAACACAAAACATACACCCAATATACCTGTTCCTGATGTGGCAGATAATAGCTCTGCAAGACAAGCAAGAGCTAGAATATTAGCAGCAGGTTTTAAACTTACAGAAGATGAATATATTAGTGGGCAGAGAGAGTGGGTTTATGAGGTTAAAAAAAATGGGGTAGTATTACCTTTAGGGGCAAAAGCTCCAATTGGTGCTACTTTGACTTTGGTTGTTGGTGATGGTACGGCAGAACCAATGGGTCTTGATTCTTTGGATATAGATTTTAATGGTGCTGATTCAGTTGCTCCCAAAAAACCTTCAGTAGAAGAAAGTTGGTTTAATTAACCAAACCAAGTTGTTT is part of the Bacteroides coprosuis DSM 18011 genome and harbors:
- a CDS encoding PASTA domain containing protein (InterPro IPR005543~KEGG: bfs:BF0433 PASTA-domain-containing protein~PFAM: PASTA~SMART: PASTA~SPTR: Putative uncharacterized protein;~manually curated~IMG reference gene:2504106260~PFAM: PASTA domain): MKKKLLALVVNIIIMGVVLILIVFFAFKGIDKFTRHGEAILVPDVKGLSVAEATSVFQRHGLTCAVSDSTYVENEVPGRILDYNPSEGSKVKQGRIIYLTINTKHTPNIPVPDVADNSSARQARARILAAGFKLTEDEYISGQREWVYEVKKNGVVLPLGAKAPIGATLTLVVGDGTAEPMGLDSLDIDFNGADSVAPKKPSVEESWFN